GGGGTTAAGCGCCAGGTTAGGAGGAGAGTTTAGGTGTCCTGTTAAAAATGacagtcagctgggcatggtggtgtgcacctgtagtcccagctattcaggaggctgaggctggaggattgcttgagcccagggatttgaggctgcagtgaaccatgatcacaccactgcactccagccagagcaacagatgagatcctatctcaaagaAAGTGAGAGTCTGTTCCCATGATCAGTTTGGATTTCTCAGGCTCTTGGAGCTAGAGGCAGGGAGGACAAGGTAGGAAGTGTTGCAGATAAGATGTAATTAGAGAAAAGGCTGGTGCGGCAGTGAGGTTGGAAAGTGGTTGTCTGGTGATTCCTAAGAATAGGATCCAGGGCCTCCTTGGTATCTGCCCATTGCTTTGCAAATCTTCCCTCTTCAAGGCCAGAAAGGATTGCTTGTAAAGTATACTCAGAAGTAGCCCTAGATTCCTGCTTTCCCAAACAGCCTCTGGAAAGACCAAATTTCCTGGAGTGAGAGACTCATATTTCCCTTTGTAGGCAAAAATTCCATCAAGaaggcgggcgcggtggctcgcacatgtaatcccagcactttgggtggctgaggtggatggatcacttgagggaggccaggcgtttgagaccagcctgggcaacgtggcaaaatcccgtttctagtaaaaatgcaaaaattaaccaggtgtggtggcaagcacctgtaatcccagttacttgactggctgaggcatgagaatagcttgaacctgagaggtggaggttgcagtgagctgaggtcgcaccactgtactccaatctgggtgacacagtgagattccatctcaaaaaaaatttttttaaatgttcctttcaaatgaatgaataaataataaccCTCCAAAAAAATTGCATCAAGAAAAGAGGCAGCTACCACAACTCATTTCCTGAAAATTTGCTTTGGTGGTTGGCATGTTTTTTGAGCAAAGTGTAACCTATGAGCCTTACCCCCATGGAATGGGGTGGGGCAGAGGGGGCATTTAAGCCTGTTAGAGCCAGGGCCAGAAGGAGCCCTCGAGTAATTTGGTGACTTGTGCTCTTCTGTCCTATGTTTAGATAATGCTCTAATGTGTCTGCCCCTGAAAATGtctctaattttgcatttttctcctGTGGAGAATGTGGAATGTAGGGGAGCTATGAAGACTAGTGTGTTTCTAAATGCCTCGGACAGAGCTGCCCACCACAGTTCGTGCCCTTTCGTACATGCCTCTTTTAACCTTTGGAACTGGGCCACAGGCTGTTGTCTATAATGGCAAGGTTAGACCCTTTAGGGGAGCACTCAAGGAGCACCACCTGGTGAATGAGGAGGGATAGTCCATGGCCATACCAGGAAGGATGGAGGAAGCATTTGGGGTGCAGGAGGCATAAGGgacatggagctggaggctgggcgGCCTCTGAAGCATAGCTGAGCTCTGCACATGCCAGCAGGCTAGAAGCAGGAAAACACACAAGTTCAAGCTGGCTTTTCATGTATTGTGTACAAAAACATCAGATGCAGGATGAGTTTGTTGGGATTGCCAGGGGCTGACTGGAGTGTTGCTGGGAAAGAGCCTCAGCTCCGCTCCAGGTCCTCCACCAGGTAGGACTGGGTCTCCCTTAGGGCCTGGAGGAACAAGTCCTTGCAGGTCCAGTTCCAGGCTGGCATGAAGCTGAAGAGCTTCCGCATCTTGCTTGGGTTGGTGGACTCGGCCTGCACTTCCTGGTACTGCTGATCCTTCAGGACCGTCCCGTACAAGGCATCCAGCAGCCCCTCAACGTCTGTGACCCTCGCGATAAGCGCAGCCCGGTGCTGGTCTACAAAGTGCAggcctgggggtgggaggagaacATGAGCCAGCAGCCAGGGTGTGGGGCCTGTCCCTGCTGAACTTGAGTTCTTCAGGAATTCCTCTGCAAGCCTAGGAGCGGGGGCTTTACGGGGCGGCCCAAGAGGACCCCACATGCAGTGGGATGTGGGTAATATTGTCTCCCTTCCCCGGCAGGGTGTGGGCTGGTGGGTGGGGTGCGCAGGGTTGCCAAGctgtgccctgccctgccctgccctggttGCGGGAGCACAGATGCAGGCTGTGCGGGAGTGTagtggggctgggctgggtgtggaggcCTCACCTGGCTTGGCTGCTGACCGAGGAGGGGCCTGGATCCCAGCTGGTGCAGCTCCAGAGCCTGAAAGGATATGAGCCAAGTGGTCCCCTTCCCTTCCCGCCGTGTGGCGGGGTCCTctcatttgggaggccgagcacgGGGAGCCTCCTTTCCGGTAGAGTAGCTTTGTTTAGGGGTAGGAGGAACAGAAAGCGGAAGAGCCCGAGGGGTAAGTGCTGGTGTGGGTGGAGGGGAAGACCGGGTGGAGGGGAACGGGGGCGGCTTACCCTGGTGCGTGGCCGCCTGCAGCTGTCCGGCCGTCTCATGCAGACCCATGTCGCGCAGCACGTTAGCGGTGAGCTCGGCGCCGTAGGCCTCCAGGTAGAAGCTGACCAGCTTGTCGGTGAGGTCCAAGGCGTCCATGGACAGCAGCGCGCCCCTTGGGATGCGCCCGTAGCCCTCGCGCAGCGGCACCGACAGCAGCTTCAGCTTGAACTTCTTGAGCTCCTCGGCTGTCAGGTTCTCCAGCGCATCCAGGATGGCATCGCGCGCGCGCCCCATGGCTCCGGGATCCCCGGCCGCTGCCGCCGCTCACCCGGCTGCTGCAGCCGACCAGGAGGAAGTCAGCTCCGGGGCGGAACCTGGACTCCCCGCCTTCCTCCCACTCTGGTCTCCCGACTCCCCGCCCCGGTCCGTTGCCCTCCAGCAAAAGGCACTCCCTGACTACGCCCTTGGTCCCTGCCCACCCAGGCCTCTGGATTGGGGCCCCAGGCCGTCGGGGGACGCCAGGATCGCGCCCTCCAGCTGGCCTGTGAGGTGGGACCTGGGAGGAGACCCGCAGAGGGGCTCATTGGTGGCGCCTGCTTGTCTCTGGGCTTGCACCAGCGGGTACAGACCAGAAACCTGGGCTTGCTCTCACTGGGTTTATTGGAGCACCTAGGCTTAGGATCTCGTATTTCTAGAACCCCCGAAACCTCTGCGGCTCCCCGAACCTTAGGATTCTCTCCCACATGTCATAGAATCTTGGAATCATGACAGCTAGATGCATGAAGCTCCCTCAATTCCACATGCTGGAGAAAAATGAGGTGTAAAAAAGGGTAGGGAGTGCAAAGCTCTCTTGAGCTTCAGTTTCATTTTCTACCACATGGGGATGATAACCCTCAGGTGCTTATAAATATTCCAGCATAACATGGCAGACCCGATGGCTCCTGAAACCCTGCCAGATGCTTCCTAGGGGAGCCAGAATTTGATCCCAAGAGCTGAATTTCTTGGGAAGTGATGACAACAGCTATTGGTTGAGAACATTCTCAACTGGAGGGAGCATCCTGGGTAGGGAGTCAGCCACTCTGGGCCCAGGGGCTTGGGATAGCATTGGAACCTGTGCTGTGCcaaaaattcttcctttttttttctcttttcttttagagacagggtctcactgtgttgcccaggctggaatgcagtggcgcgaccaTTGCTccctgcagctttgaactcctgggctcaagcgatcctcctgcttcacctcccaaaatactgagattatGGGCACCAGGCACCGTGGCTCGCCCTCAATTTGTTCctaacatggctggggaggtctgcTGGTCTGACCTCTGTGAGCCTCCCTGGCCTTGTCTTATGCCACGCCC
This genomic window from Macaca mulatta isolate MMU2019108-1 chromosome 20, T2T-MMU8v2.0, whole genome shotgun sequence contains:
- the PYCARD gene encoding apoptosis-associated speck-like protein containing a CARD isoform X1, with protein sequence MGRARDAILDALENLTAEELKKFKLKLLSVPLREGYGRIPRGALLSMDALDLTDKLVSFYLEAYGAELTANVLRDMGLHETAGQLQAATHQGLHFVDQHRAALIARVTDVEGLLDALYGTVLKDQQYQEVQAESTNPSKMRKLFSFMPAWNWTCKDLFLQALRETQSYLVEDLERS
- the PYCARD gene encoding apoptosis-associated speck-like protein containing a CARD, which codes for MGRARDAILDALENLTAEELKKFKLKLLSVPLREGYGRIPRGALLSMDALDLTDKLVSFYLEAYGAELTANVLRDMGLHETAGQLQAATHQGSGAAPAGIQAPPRSAAKPGLHFVDQHRAALIARVTDVEGLLDALYGTVLKDQQYQEVQAESTNPSKMRKLFSFMPAWNWTCKDLFLQALRETQSYLVEDLERS
- the PYCARD gene encoding apoptosis-associated speck-like protein containing a CARD isoform X2 is translated as MGRARDAILDALENLTAEELKKFKLKLLSVPLREGYGRIPRGALLSMDALDLTDKLVSFYLEAYGAELTANVLRDMGLHETAGQLQAATHQATLPERRLPVLGLPNERTPPHGGKGRGPLGSYPFRLWSCTSWDPGPSSVSSQARPALCRPAPGCAYREGHRR